CGATTGGCACTTCTTGGTCTGGAATCCGCAAAAGCCAGAGGCATCAGCCCGGCCGAGTTTCGCCGTATCACCGGCATCACGGAACTCGAAACCAAAGATCCGCAGGGCCGGATTGCCGCAGCCAAACACATCGCAATGCTGAATCTGATGGAGCGTTCGCTGCCATCGACCTCAGAAAATCAAAGCCTGCTGGCTATTCCCCTGGCCGCGCCATTCAGCACAGTGATTGGCATCGTTGCCAACTCGCCCACGCTCAAAGATGCCTATCTGAATTACCTCCGCTTCAGGGCATTGATTGGCGATGTTGACGATCTGCGCATCAAGGAAGAAAACGGCCGCTTCGAATTTGAATACGTGCTGGACGGCGATCATAACCGCACTTCCCTGAGTGCTTTTGGCAATCTCATAACGATGGCCAAGCTGGCCCGCCAATACACTGAAGACGACGATCTGCCCGTCATGCTTGAACTGACTGGCAAGCCCTTTGCCTCTGAACAAAAGCTGCAGGATGTTGAAAAATGCAAAGTGCGCTTCGGGCAAAGCCACAATCGGCTGGTTCTGAATCTGCCGACGGCCAATGCCCGCTATCACCTGCACAATCGCACCGCGTTTGATGCCATTCACGGCCAGGCCGTTCACGATCTCAAGGCACTTTATAAACGGCACTCGTTTGCTGCCCGAGTTGAAGGACTGGTCGAAGAACAGGCCCGCAATATGTCGTTCCTGGCCGAGGAACACACCACGCTGGAAATGGTATGCGGCGGCTTGAATATGTCGCGCTTCAGCCTGCATCGGCGGCTGCAAAAAGAAGGAACCAACCTTCGGCGGATCATGAATCAGGTCCGGCTCGAAAAGGCCAAAGAATTGCTCCTGCAAAACGAGATGTCAGTCTCGAACATCAGCGACATGCTGGGGTTTTCGTCGGTATCCGTGTTCTCAAGGTTCTTCTCCGAGCAAAGCGGCACTTCGCCATCCCGCTACAAGTCACTGCACACCTGTGACTGAGCGCAATGCCGATCGCGTTTTTGCTGCCCAAACCCGGTCATTGTCGCTTTCAACATACAGCTAGATATCCGTTCAGAGCTTCCTGACCACGGCAATGCCGGGCCGTGGTTAGAATATCAGTCTTTTATCAATTACTTATGGGTTGGCTGGACCATGGCAGAAGGACATTTTGATGCGCCGGTGTTTATCAAGGAGTTGTATGAAACAACGGTCAACATCACAGATACCCCCTTCTTCTATAACGATGGCGGACAGCCGGTTTATCTGAATGCGCTGCCAGCCGGGGTCACACCGCTGGAACCGGCGACAACTAATCCGGCAGTAGCCATTGGCAATGAATACGTCGTCGCCGAGGTCATGGGCATTAAACCGACGCCACCCTATGGCGTGGAAACCCAGTTGGGATTTATCGCCAAAGAAGTGGTGTATGAACCGATGTGGGCCACGCGCGATATTGCCGCCGCATTTGGCATCACGCTGGTCGAACCCGGTCAGGGCGTTCCGCTAAGTAGCCCGGTACACACGCTCTCCCAAGTCGAATATGAATACGGCGTCTTTGCCGGACATTGGTCGCCTTATCAGAACACCGGCAACAATCTACTCACCGTGGTGTGCACAGACCTGGAACATCACGACTTTCCGCATGTTTTTGCCTCTACCGATCCCGAATTTCCGTTGGTGATTTCGGTAGCCAGATACTGGCCCAAGCTCTCAAAAATCCGCGTGGCAGACTTGTGGGTACGGCGTGGTTGTGCGCTTTATATCCCACCCAAACCAGCCCACGACAACCCGGAATGCATTGATCTGCATAACAACCGTAACTCGGCCCGGGCATGCTGGGGCGATATCAAACACAGTTCGGTGGTGACCAAAACACTGCTGCAAACCGAAAACGGCTTCTTTTACTGGTACTGGAACGCCGCGCCTACGGTGCATACCAACCTGACCGCGGTGCGTTAATCAAAACAACCGCCATTCGGTCCAACAAACAATTCAGGAAACCCCGGCATGTCTGATATCCACGATCTTGATAGCGATAGCGCGGTTTACAAAACGCTGCTGGAATCCACCCAAGCCATTCCCTGGAAAATTGACTGGGCCAGCATGCAATTTGCCTATATCGGACCGCAGATTGAGCCATTGCTGGGCTGGAGCCAGGACAGCTGGGTTTCCGCCGAAGACTGGGCGATGCGCATTCACCCGGATGACCGCGATTACGTGGTGAATTTCTGCATTTCGCAATCCAAAGCCGGGATAGACCATGAAGCAGACTACCGCGCGCTGACCAAAGACAACGGCTACGTGTGGATACGCGATGTCGTGCACGTGGTGCGAGACGAGAATGGCGAGGCGCAATCGCTGGTCGGGTTCATGTTTGATATCAGCGAGCGCAAAAAGACCGAAGAAAAACTGATCAGCCTGCAAAAAGAACTGGAAGCGTTGTCATTCAAAGACGGGCTGACCGGCATCGCTAACCGGCGCCGCTTCGACTCCAGCCTGGATGTGGAATGGACCAACGCCCAGCGTACTGGGCAACCGCTCTCGCTCATTTTGCTCGATATCGATTTCTTCAAACAATACAACGACCGTTACGGGCATATCCTGGGCGACAAATGTCTGACCCGCGTGGCCCAGACATTGAGCCTGGCCATTGCCGGCCCCAGAGACATTGCGGCGCGATTTGGCGGTGAGGAGTTCGTGATTTTACTGCCAGAAACCGACGAAAACGGGGCGCGTGAGGTGGCGGAGCGGTGTCAGCGGCTAATTGAAAAACTGCAGATTCTGCATGAGAAAGCGGACGACGTTCAGGTGCTCACAGTCAGCATGGGCGTCGGAACTATCGTCCCGAGCGCAGGCATGGAAGCCACGGACTTCATTCAGGCCGTAGACAAATGCCTTTATAGCGCCAAACAAAATGGCCGCAACCGGATCGAATCGGCACGCATTTAACCCTGGACTCTGCTGCGCCGATTGCCATCATGTAGCCCGGATGAAGCGTGCCCCTCGGGGTACCCTCACAAGGCGCCTGGATATCGCATATAACGGTTGCAGCGGGGTGGCGAGAATCCGGGGGATTGCAATGCATCAACCAATAACTGGCATTCGCCTTTGCCAATATTTGGCCCCGGATTCTCGCTTCGCTTCATCCGGGCTACATCTGAGTCTGAGCTGAAAGATCAACCAGCGGCCCGCTTGGGCCGCCGTACCGTCCGCAACTTGCCACTGCCGCCGCCGCCGCAGAAAAACTGATCCGCGCCGTCTGATTCCAGACCAGACACGCCTACACCTTCCGGCATCTCCAGCCGTTCCAGCACTTCGCCGGTTTGCGGGTCGATGTGGCGCAGTTCGCTGGCGTCGTTTTCCCAGGTGCCGTGCCACAGTTCGGAATCCACCCAGGTTACGCCCGTCACAAAACGGTTGGATTCAATGCTGCGCAAGATCGCACCGGTTTCGGGGTCGATCTGGTGGATTTTGCGTTCGCGATACGCGCCTACCCACAGCGTGCCCTCGGCCCAGGCCATGCCCGAGTCACCACCGCCGCCAGGCGCAGGAATGGTGGCCAGGGTGTCGCCCGTTTGCGGGTCAAGCTTGAGGATGCGGTCGCCGGAAATCTGGAACAAATGCTGGCCATCGAACGCCGTGCCCGCGTGGGCGGAAATGTTCAGCGCACGTTTCGGCTCGCCACTGGCCGGGTCCAGCGCGGTGAGGGTTTCACCGGTCGCAATCCAGACTTGTTGGCCGTCGTACGTCACCCCACCAATCTGGCTCACACCAGGAAAAGGGCCGTACTCGCGGATGATTTCTGCTGGTAGTCGCTTCATGTTTGTATCCTGGTTACTGGGTGCGGATGAGTACCATGTTAGCCACCTGGCAACGGCGCAGAGAGTAACAACGTTGTCGTGAATCCCGGTGCGGGCGGCGTCAACCAGCGTCTGGCACGACCGTGGCCCAAGGCCTGCACCTTGCCCGCCTCTGACAGCACGTCGAGCGAGCGCTGGATTGTGCGCTGACTCGCCCCAAGTGCTAGCGCCAGCGCAGAACTGGACCACGCTTCGCCATCGGCCAGGCAGGCCAGCACCGCCGCATGCTTCTCTTCTACCGGCCGCGCAAGCACAACCACCTCCGATGAATGCGGCACCAGCGTGAATCCGCGGGGCGTAGCGCTAACCTCTGCCAGCGTGCCCAGCACAGCGCGCAAACGGCCG
This genomic interval from Silvimonas soli contains the following:
- a CDS encoding DUF5074 domain-containing protein, which translates into the protein MKRLPAEIIREYGPFPGVSQIGGVTYDGQQVWIATGETLTALDPASGEPKRALNISAHAGTAFDGQHLFQISGDRILKLDPQTGDTLATIPAPGGGGDSGMAWAEGTLWVGAYRERKIHQIDPETGAILRSIESNRFVTGVTWVDSELWHGTWENDASELRHIDPQTGEVLERLEMPEGVGVSGLESDGADQFFCGGGGSGKLRTVRRPKRAAG
- a CDS encoding GGDEF domain-containing protein, with translation MSDIHDLDSDSAVYKTLLESTQAIPWKIDWASMQFAYIGPQIEPLLGWSQDSWVSAEDWAMRIHPDDRDYVVNFCISQSKAGIDHEADYRALTKDNGYVWIRDVVHVVRDENGEAQSLVGFMFDISERKKTEEKLISLQKELEALSFKDGLTGIANRRRFDSSLDVEWTNAQRTGQPLSLILLDIDFFKQYNDRYGHILGDKCLTRVAQTLSLAIAGPRDIAARFGGEEFVILLPETDENGAREVAERCQRLIEKLQILHEKADDVQVLTVSMGVGTIVPSAGMEATDFIQAVDKCLYSAKQNGRNRIESARI
- a CDS encoding AraC family transcriptional regulator, with translation MAVWPKTVTSRLALLGLESAKARGISPAEFRRITGITELETKDPQGRIAAAKHIAMLNLMERSLPSTSENQSLLAIPLAAPFSTVIGIVANSPTLKDAYLNYLRFRALIGDVDDLRIKEENGRFEFEYVLDGDHNRTSLSAFGNLITMAKLARQYTEDDDLPVMLELTGKPFASEQKLQDVEKCKVRFGQSHNRLVLNLPTANARYHLHNRTAFDAIHGQAVHDLKALYKRHSFAARVEGLVEEQARNMSFLAEEHTTLEMVCGGLNMSRFSLHRRLQKEGTNLRRIMNQVRLEKAKELLLQNEMSVSNISDMLGFSSVSVFSRFFSEQSGTSPSRYKSLHTCD